The proteins below are encoded in one region of Ciconia boyciana chromosome 19, ASM3463844v1, whole genome shotgun sequence:
- the HES4 gene encoding transcription factor HES-4 isoform X2, with protein MPADTGMEKPTASPIAGAPASASHTPDKPRSASEHRKSSKPIMEKRRRARINESLGQLKTLILDALKKDSSRHSKLEKADILEMTVKHLRNLQRAQMTAALSADPTVLGKYRAGFNECMNEVTRFLSTCEGVNTDVRTRLLSHLSACLGQIVAMNYPPPPPPSGQPAHLAQQPLHVQLPPAAAGAVPVPCKLNPAEALSPKVYGGFQLVPATDGQFAFLIPNPAFPPSSGPVIPLYANANVPVSAGSGSGNGAATPSASPVQGLTSFGGSIVPASQAGSPIGERSESVWRPW; from the exons aTGCCCGCCGACACGGGCATGGAGAAGCCGACCGCCTCGCCCATCGCGGGGGCGCCGGCCAGCGCCAGCCACACGCCGGACAAGCCGCGGAGCGCCAGCGAGCACCGGAAG TCCTCCAAGCCCATCATGGAGAAGCGGCGCCGGGCGCGGATCAACGAGAGCCTGGGGCAGCTGAAGACCCTCATCCTGGACGCGCTGAAGAAGGAC AGCTCCCGGCACTCCAAGCTGGAGAAGGCGGACATCCTGGAGATGACCGTCAAGCACCTGCGGAACCTGCAGCGGGCGCAGATGACGG CTGCGCTCAGCGCCGACCCCACCGTCCTCGGCAAGTACCGGGCTGGATTCAACGAGTGCATGAACGAGGTGACCCGGTTCCTGTCCACCTGCGAAGGGGTGAACACCGACGTGCGTACCCGCCTCCTCAGTCACCTCTCGGCTTGCCTGGGTCAGATCGTGGCCATGAACTACCCGCCACCACCACCGCCGTCCGGCCAGCCCGCACATCTGGCGCAGCAGCCTCTGCACGTCCAGCTGCCCCCCGCAGCAGCCGGAGCCGTGCCCGTGCCCTGCAAACTGAACCCTGCTGAAGCCCTGTCCCCCAAGGTCTACGGGGGCTTCCAGCTCGTCCCTGCTACCGACGGCCAGTTTGCTTTTCTCATCCCGAACCCGGCTTTCCCTCCCAGCTCCGGACCAGTTATTCCCCTGTATGCCAATGCCAACGTGCCGGTGTCCGCAGGCAGCGGCTCGGGGAACGGGGCCGCCACCCCGTCGGCATCCCCGGTGCAGGGGTTGACATCATTTGGGGGCAGCATCGTTCCAGCGTCCCAGGCGGGAAGTCCCATCGGAGAGCGCAGTGAATCGGTGTGGAGGCCTTGGTGA
- the HES4 gene encoding transcription factor HES-4 isoform X1 — MPADTGMEKPTASPIAGAPASASHTPDKPRSASEHRKVNGGCRSGRSGGGGGGGGAGWRRARGRAESSKPIMEKRRRARINESLGQLKTLILDALKKDSSRHSKLEKADILEMTVKHLRNLQRAQMTAALSADPTVLGKYRAGFNECMNEVTRFLSTCEGVNTDVRTRLLSHLSACLGQIVAMNYPPPPPPSGQPAHLAQQPLHVQLPPAAAGAVPVPCKLNPAEALSPKVYGGFQLVPATDGQFAFLIPNPAFPPSSGPVIPLYANANVPVSAGSGSGNGAATPSASPVQGLTSFGGSIVPASQAGSPIGERSESVWRPW, encoded by the exons aTGCCCGCCGACACGGGCATGGAGAAGCCGACCGCCTCGCCCATCGCGGGGGCGCCGGCCAGCGCCAGCCACACGCCGGACAAGCCGCGGAGCGCCAGCGAGCACCGGAAGGTAAATGGCGGGTGCCGGTCGGGGCGCAGCGGCggcggtggtggtggcggcggcgcTGGATGGCGGCGAGCCCGCGGCCGTGCTGAG TCCTCCAAGCCCATCATGGAGAAGCGGCGCCGGGCGCGGATCAACGAGAGCCTGGGGCAGCTGAAGACCCTCATCCTGGACGCGCTGAAGAAGGAC AGCTCCCGGCACTCCAAGCTGGAGAAGGCGGACATCCTGGAGATGACCGTCAAGCACCTGCGGAACCTGCAGCGGGCGCAGATGACGG CTGCGCTCAGCGCCGACCCCACCGTCCTCGGCAAGTACCGGGCTGGATTCAACGAGTGCATGAACGAGGTGACCCGGTTCCTGTCCACCTGCGAAGGGGTGAACACCGACGTGCGTACCCGCCTCCTCAGTCACCTCTCGGCTTGCCTGGGTCAGATCGTGGCCATGAACTACCCGCCACCACCACCGCCGTCCGGCCAGCCCGCACATCTGGCGCAGCAGCCTCTGCACGTCCAGCTGCCCCCCGCAGCAGCCGGAGCCGTGCCCGTGCCCTGCAAACTGAACCCTGCTGAAGCCCTGTCCCCCAAGGTCTACGGGGGCTTCCAGCTCGTCCCTGCTACCGACGGCCAGTTTGCTTTTCTCATCCCGAACCCGGCTTTCCCTCCCAGCTCCGGACCAGTTATTCCCCTGTATGCCAATGCCAACGTGCCGGTGTCCGCAGGCAGCGGCTCGGGGAACGGGGCCGCCACCCCGTCGGCATCCCCGGTGCAGGGGTTGACATCATTTGGGGGCAGCATCGTTCCAGCGTCCCAGGCGGGAAGTCCCATCGGAGAGCGCAGTGAATCGGTGTGGAGGCCTTGGTGA